A genome region from Setaria italica strain Yugu1 chromosome III, Setaria_italica_v2.0, whole genome shotgun sequence includes the following:
- the LOC101773229 gene encoding protein STRICTOSIDINE SYNTHASE-LIKE 10, producing the protein MSPNRAMALLVVVGILLPSSCAADAKQLEAAKPTPWSIQKPGSATQSLALEHIPLPYGVTGAESLAFDRRGQGPYTGVSDGRILRWDGSSNSWTTFAYNANYKNKPICTAPARRQEDVESICGRPLGLQFYAKTGDLYIADAYLGLMKVGSNGGEAEVLAAEADGVPFTFTNGIDVDQVTGDIYFTDSSTTYTRARNTQIMIHRDVTGRLLRYNARAGRVTVLKAGLPYPNGVALSTDRTHVVVAHTGPCQAFRYWIRGPKAGRYELLADLPGYADNIRRDTRGGYWFALNREKINATAPEHLVGVRVDSKGAELEVMTAAKGVTLSDIAEKDGKLWLGSVELDYVGLVNYK; encoded by the coding sequence ATGTCGCCCAACCGCGCCATGGCCCTTCTCGTTGTCGTCGGCATCCTCCTGCCGTCGTCTTGTGCTGCGGATGCCAAGCAGCTCGAGGCGGCCAAGCCAACACCCTGGAGCATCCAGAAGCCCGGCAGCGCCACACAGAGCCTTGCCCTCGAGCACATCCCGCTGCCCTACGGCGTCACCGGCGCCGAGAGCCTCGCCTTCGACCGCAGGGGCCAGGGGCCCTACACCGGCGTCTCCGATGGCCGCATCCTCCGGTGGGACGGGAGCTCCAACTCCTGGACTACGTTCGCGTACAACGCCAACTACAAGAACAAACCAATCTGCACGGCGCCCGCGAGGCGGCAGGAAGACGTCGAGAGCATCTGCGGGCGGCCGCTCGGCCTGCAATTCTACGCCAAGACCGGCGATCTGTACATCGCCGACGCGTACCTAGGGCTGATGAAGGTTGGGTCcaacggcggcgaggccgaggtgCTCGCCGCTGAGGCCGACGGCGTGCCGTTCACCTTCACCAACGGCATCGACGTCGACCAGGTCACCGGCGACATCTACTTCACCGACTCCAGCACCACCTACACGCGCGCGCGCAACACACAGATCATGATCCACCGCGACGTGACGGGGAGGCTGCTCAGGTACAACGCGCGGGCTGGGCGTGTCACCGTGCTCAAAGCTGGCCTGCCTTACCCGAACGGCGTCGCCCTGAGCACAGACCGGACGCACGTCGTGGTGGCACACACGGGCCCGTGCCAGGCGTTCAGGTACTGGATCAGGGGGCCCAAGGCCGGCCGCTACGAGCTCCTCGCTGACCTACCGGGGTATGCGGACAACATCAGGCGAGACACCAGGGGAGGCTACTGGTTCGCTCTGAATAGGGAGAAGATCAACGCGACGGCTCCCGAGCACCTCGTCGGCGTCCGGGTCGACAGCAAGGGCGCGGAGCTAGAGGTGATGACAGCAGCCAAGGGTGTCACGCTCAGCGACATTGCGGAGAAAGACGGCAAGCTATGGCTGGGATCGGTGGAGCTCGACTACGTCGGGCTAGTTAATTATAAGTAA